The window CGGGCCGAAGTGAGCTGGTTGAGACAGAGGTTGGTGAGCACCTTGGTCAGCCAGGCCTCGGGGACCTCGATGCGGTCGGTGTCGGCGGCCTGCCAGCGCAGGAACGTCTCCTGCGCCGCGTCCTCGGCCTCGCTCGCGGAGCCGAGGAGGCGGTAGGCGATGGCCTCCAGGCGGGGCCTGGCGGTCTCGAACCGGTCCACGTCCTTCACGGTCAGCGCCATGGCCCGGATCCTAGCCCCCGTGGCACGCGGCGGCCTCGGCCGGCGGGGGCCCGGCGGGGGAGGCGCGGGGCGCGGGGGCGGCTATCTGCCGGGCAGGTGCGGATGGCGGCCGCGGTGGGCGGTGGATGCGCGGCACAGGGCGATGACCGCCGCGTCGTCGTCCAGACGGCCGCCGACGTGGGCGAGGAGATCCCGCCGGACGCAGTGCAGCAGCTTCTCGGGACCGCTGGCGGCCCACTGGACGATGCGTTCCGCGAGCGGATAGAAGGCGCCGGCGGCGTTCCGGGCCTCGATGACGCCGTCGGTGTAGAGCAGCAGGGTGTCCCCGGGCTGGAAGGAGAACACGTCGACGGCGAACTCCGCGGGCCCTGGTCCCCTGACGCCGAGCGGCAGCGCGGGGTGCACGGGGACCGTGACGGCGCTGCCGTGGCTGAGCAGCAGCGGCGGCGGGTGCCCGCAGCTGATGACCCGCGTGACGTGGCCCGCCTCGGGGACCTCGACCAGCAGCGCGGTGGCGAACCGTTCCCCGGCTTCCTCCTCGGGCTCCAGGCCGGCGAGGTTCCGGGTCATGCTCTGTTCCAGGGCCATGGCGAGTTTCTGCAGGTCCTCGTGCTGGTGGGCGGCCTCTCGGAATGCTCCGATCAGCAGGGCGGCCTCCCCGATGGCGGTCAGGCCCTTGCCCCGCACGTCACCGATCAGGACGCGCACGCCGTTGTCGGTGGAGGTGGCGGCGTAGAGGTCGCCGCCGATCTGCGCCTCGTCCTCGGCCGCCAGGTACAGGCAGGCGATCCTCAGGGGGCCGATCTGCTCCGGCAGCGGCCACAGCAGGACGTGCTGGGTGGCCTCGGCGACGGAGCGCACACGGGCCAGCTGGTGACGGTGACGCTCGCGGATCACGCAGAAGAACACGATGAGGGCCGACAGCACCGCCAGGGCGAGGATCTGCACCAGCACGTTGCGCGTGAACAGCACGTCGAAGTGCCAGCCGATGTACGCCTGCGCCCCCACCGCCAGGAAGCCGACCAGCCCGGTCAGCCAGGGCCCGGCGAAGGAGGCGGTGATGGCGGGGGCGATCACCAGCAGCGGACCCAGGTGGATGTCCGCCGGGACGAGCTGGTCCACCACGGTGATCACGACGATGAGCACGATCGGGATCACCAGCAGCGCGTGTCTCCGCTGCCACTGCGGCTCCATACGGTCCCGTATTCGCCGAATGTCCACGTATCCCACCCTGCACCGTCTTGGACGCTGTCTCTACCGGTGCCCGGCGTACGCACCCGCCCGGCGGACACGCACGGTGGCCGACGTGATCAAGGTCATGTCCGTGTGCTGTGCATCCAGGACAACCATTTTCGGACTTCACCCGTCACCTGTGCGTACCGAATCCCCACGCCCTCCCCCGCTCGCAAGGACCCCGATGCGTCTCTCCTCCCCCGCCCTCAAGGTGCTCGCCGTCGCCACGCTCC of the Streptomyces sp. 1222.5 genome contains:
- a CDS encoding PP2C family protein-serine/threonine phosphatase: MDIRRIRDRMEPQWQRRHALLVIPIVLIVVITVVDQLVPADIHLGPLLVIAPAITASFAGPWLTGLVGFLAVGAQAYIGWHFDVLFTRNVLVQILALAVLSALIVFFCVIRERHRHQLARVRSVAEATQHVLLWPLPEQIGPLRIACLYLAAEDEAQIGGDLYAATSTDNGVRVLIGDVRGKGLTAIGEAALLIGAFREAAHQHEDLQKLAMALEQSMTRNLAGLEPEEEAGERFATALLVEVPEAGHVTRVISCGHPPPLLLSHGSAVTVPVHPALPLGVRGPGPAEFAVDVFSFQPGDTLLLYTDGVIEARNAAGAFYPLAERIVQWAASGPEKLLHCVRRDLLAHVGGRLDDDAAVIALCRASTAHRGRHPHLPGR